One Sphingomonas sp. BT-65 genomic window carries:
- a CDS encoding alpha/beta fold hydrolase: protein MSSLLLLIVGGAGIAGVIAALAAWSWHVARRVDRAVPPDGAFREIAGRRLHVRDIGQGPPIVMIHGLAGQMRNFAAVVEQLRADHRIVLIDRPGSGHSPGRGSDSLADQAALVAALIGELGLERPLVVGHSLGGAVALALALGHPERIGGLALVAPLTQVQEEVPTAFRGLMIASPLVRAALAHTLAIPMIRLRSAESREVLFAPEPVTRAFETEFGGAMLARPRAFYAASSEMTAVNGALAPLVARYGEIGLPVRILFGAADQVLAAPVHGTRTAAAIPGARCTIVRNAGHMLPVTQPDRVVAFIRDACAVIAVPPNVRARIAEFAK from the coding sequence ATGAGCAGCCTTCTCCTTCTGATCGTCGGTGGCGCGGGAATTGCCGGTGTCATCGCCGCGCTTGCCGCCTGGTCCTGGCACGTCGCCCGCCGCGTCGATCGCGCGGTCCCGCCCGATGGGGCATTTCGCGAGATCGCCGGGCGGCGGCTTCACGTTCGCGATATCGGCCAGGGCCCGCCGATCGTGATGATCCATGGCCTCGCCGGTCAGATGCGCAATTTCGCTGCGGTCGTCGAGCAACTGCGGGCGGACCATCGCATCGTCCTGATCGACCGGCCCGGCAGCGGCCACAGCCCGGGGCGGGGTAGCGACAGCCTCGCCGACCAGGCGGCGCTCGTCGCCGCGCTGATCGGCGAGCTCGGGCTCGAGCGCCCGCTGGTCGTCGGCCATTCGCTCGGCGGCGCGGTCGCGCTGGCGCTGGCGCTGGGCCATCCCGAGCGAATCGGCGGGCTCGCGCTGGTCGCCCCGCTTACCCAGGTGCAGGAGGAGGTGCCGACGGCGTTCCGCGGGCTGATGATCGCCTCGCCGCTGGTCCGCGCTGCGCTCGCGCATACGCTGGCGATCCCGATGATCCGGCTTCGTTCGGCAGAGTCGCGCGAGGTGCTGTTCGCGCCCGAACCCGTCACCCGCGCCTTCGAGACCGAGTTCGGCGGCGCGATGCTCGCCCGTCCCCGCGCCTTTTATGCCGCTTCGTCGGAGATGACCGCGGTCAACGGCGCGCTCGCCCCGCTCGTCGCGCGCTATGGCGAGATCGGCCTGCCCGTCCGCATCCTGTTCGGCGCCGCCGACCAGGTGCTCGCCGCCCCTGTGCACGGCACGCGCACCGCCGCCGCCATTCCCGGCGCGCGCTGCACGATCGTCCGCAACGCGGGGCATATGCTGCCGGTGACTCAGCCGGATCGCGTCGTGGCCTTCATCCGCGATGCCTGCGCCGTGATTGCGGTTCCCCCCAACGTCCGTGCCCGGATCGCCGAATTCGCCAAATAG
- a CDS encoding SRPBCC domain-containing protein — protein MSATGVETVTVEREIAHPAGRIWRALTQPHLIAEWLMANDFVPQVGHRFGLNAEWGDLACEVIEVEPERTLAYTWTGLGLDSVVTWTLTPSATGTHLKMVQTGFLPEQKLAYHGARAGWPRYLDRLEAVLAALD, from the coding sequence ATGAGCGCGACGGGCGTGGAGACGGTGACGGTCGAGCGCGAGATCGCGCATCCCGCCGGGCGCATCTGGCGGGCGCTGACCCAGCCGCATCTGATCGCCGAATGGCTGATGGCGAACGATTTCGTGCCGCAGGTGGGGCACCGCTTCGGGCTCAACGCCGAATGGGGCGACCTGGCTTGCGAGGTGATCGAGGTCGAGCCCGAGCGGACATTGGCCTATACATGGACCGGCTTGGGGCTGGACAGCGTGGTCACCTGGACGCTGACGCCGAGCGCGACCGGGACGCACCTCAAGATGGTGCAGACCGGGTTCCTGCCCGAGCAGAAGCTCGCTTATCATGGCGCGCGCGCCGGGTGGCCGCGGTATCTCGACCGGCTCGAGGCGGTGCTGGCAGCGCTGGACTGA
- the purT gene encoding formate-dependent phosphoribosylglycinamide formyltransferase yields the protein MAFTAKILLLGSGELGREFTISAKRLGAQVIACDSYAGAPAMQVADGCEVFSMLDGAALRAAIAKHAPGYVVPEVEAIRTEVLAEVEAEGVTVVPSARAAQMTMNRDGIREVAAVELGLRTSRYRYAESLDEVLAGVEHTGLPCVIKPVMSSSGKGQSTVREAGALEAAWDYAVANMRGDRRRVIVEEFVDFDYEITLLTVRSREGVSFCPPIGHRQERGDYQESWQPTAMSPQAIADAQDMARKVVDDLGGYGIFGVEFFVKGEEVIFSELSPRPHDTGMVTLISQNLSEFDLHARAVLGLPVPEARLYGPSASAVILADRDSDAPGYEGLAEALAVPGGEIDIRIFGKPTTRPYRRMGVALALAGDTDAARKLAVEAAAKVWIVYG from the coding sequence ATGGCGTTCACCGCGAAGATCCTGCTGCTCGGTTCGGGCGAGTTGGGGCGCGAGTTCACGATCTCGGCCAAAAGGCTGGGCGCGCAGGTGATCGCGTGCGATTCCTATGCGGGGGCGCCGGCGATGCAGGTCGCGGACGGGTGCGAGGTGTTCTCGATGCTGGACGGCGCGGCGTTGCGCGCGGCGATCGCAAAGCATGCCCCCGGCTATGTCGTGCCCGAGGTCGAGGCGATCCGCACCGAAGTGCTGGCGGAAGTGGAAGCCGAGGGGGTGACGGTTGTCCCCTCGGCGCGCGCGGCGCAGATGACGATGAACCGCGACGGCATCCGCGAGGTGGCGGCGGTCGAGCTGGGGCTGCGCACCTCGCGCTATCGCTATGCCGAGAGCCTGGACGAGGTGCTTGCGGGTGTCGAGCACACCGGGCTGCCGTGCGTGATCAAGCCGGTGATGTCCTCGTCGGGCAAGGGGCAGAGCACGGTGCGTGAGGCGGGCGCGCTGGAGGCGGCGTGGGACTATGCCGTGGCGAACATGCGCGGCGACCGGCGGCGCGTGATCGTCGAGGAATTCGTCGATTTCGACTACGAGATCACGCTGCTGACGGTGCGCTCGCGCGAGGGGGTGAGCTTCTGCCCGCCGATCGGGCACCGGCAGGAACGCGGCGACTATCAGGAGAGCTGGCAGCCGACGGCGATGTCGCCGCAGGCGATCGCCGACGCGCAGGACATGGCGCGCAAGGTGGTCGACGACCTGGGCGGCTACGGCATCTTCGGGGTCGAGTTCTTCGTAAAGGGGGAAGAGGTGATCTTCTCCGAATTGTCGCCGCGGCCGCACGATACCGGGATGGTGACTTTGATCTCGCAGAATCTGAGCGAGTTCGATTTGCACGCGCGCGCGGTGCTGGGGCTGCCCGTGCCCGAGGCGCGGCTCTACGGCCCGTCGGCCTCGGCGGTGATCCTTGCCGACCGCGACAGCGACGCGCCCGGTTACGAGGGTCTGGCCGAGGCATTGGCGGTGCCGGGCGGCGAGATCGACATACGCATCTTCGGCAAGCCGACGACGCGGCCCTATCGCCGGATGGGCGTGGCGCTGGCGCTGGCGGGCGATACCGATGCGGCGCGCAAGCTGGCGGTTGAGGCGGCGGCGAAGGTGTGGATCGTTTACGGATAG
- a CDS encoding substrate-binding domain-containing protein, with translation MLARLGLFVLATFTLAACDAISAISPREVRVVGSSTVYPFTKEVAAAFVEAKKGRRTPVIESTGTGAGITRFCEGAGPAFADIANASRRMRRAEFDKCKANGVGDIIEVPIGLDGIALAESNAGPKLKLTRKDLYLALAANPLGKPNTAKTWKDVNPSLPAIPILVLGPPSTSGTRDAFVELILEPGCLAAMPTAKELKAAGDPALFENACRRIRADGAYAEKGEDDTLIVHGLSENPNAIGLIGYSYLDANRSRLHGVPLEGVTPTYDDIASGKYPGVRSLYLYVKAKHLKAMPELKEFLALYTRMWAPGGELSKHGLIAAPQRVRDRSAEAIQLALPLDTTALP, from the coding sequence ATGCTTGCCCGGCTAGGCCTGTTTGTGCTCGCGACGTTCACGCTCGCCGCATGCGATGCGATTTCCGCCATTTCCCCGCGTGAGGTGCGCGTGGTCGGCTCCTCCACCGTCTATCCCTTCACCAAGGAAGTGGCGGCCGCCTTCGTCGAGGCGAAGAAGGGCCGCCGCACCCCGGTGATCGAATCGACCGGCACCGGCGCCGGCATCACCCGCTTCTGCGAGGGCGCCGGCCCCGCCTTTGCCGACATCGCCAACGCCTCGCGCCGCATGCGCCGCGCCGAGTTCGACAAGTGCAAGGCGAACGGCGTGGGCGACATCATCGAGGTGCCGATCGGCCTCGACGGGATCGCGCTCGCCGAATCCAACGCCGGGCCCAAGCTCAAGCTCACGCGCAAGGACCTCTATCTCGCGCTCGCCGCCAATCCGCTGGGCAAGCCCAACACGGCGAAGACGTGGAAGGATGTGAACCCGTCGCTGCCCGCGATCCCGATCCTCGTGCTGGGGCCGCCCTCGACCAGCGGCACGCGCGACGCGTTCGTCGAGCTGATCCTCGAGCCCGGCTGCCTCGCGGCGATGCCGACGGCGAAGGAGCTCAAGGCCGCGGGCGATCCCGCGCTGTTCGAGAATGCCTGCCGCCGCATCCGCGCCGACGGCGCCTATGCCGAGAAGGGCGAGGACGACACGCTGATCGTCCATGGCCTGTCGGAGAACCCCAACGCGATCGGGCTGATCGGCTATTCCTATCTCGACGCCAACCGTTCGCGCCTGCACGGCGTGCCGCTCGAGGGCGTGACGCCGACCTATGACGACATCGCCAGCGGCAAATATCCGGGCGTCCGTAGCCTCTACCTCTACGTCAAGGCGAAGCATCTCAAGGCAATGCCCGAGCTCAAGGAATTCCTCGCGCTCTACACCAGGATGTGGGCGCCGGGCGGCGAGCTGTCCAAGCACGGGCTAATCGCCGCGCCGCAAAGGGTCCGCGACCGCTCCGCCGAGGCGATCCAGCTCGCGCTCCCGCTCGACACGACGGCGCTGCCATAA
- a CDS encoding DUF4198 domain-containing protein, with translation MKKLLIAALALGTAGVAQAHEVWIERGANGAAQIWLGEPERPIPPGGDPAFPSLKAPKLVPVSTAAQTRGPGYIEVVVPAGDVRAWDDDVFKPWDEDGKRAGVVYYARAGRSEAKAVMPLELAPVAANGDRFVLTRDGKPVAKTEVTLVSPSRWTLMLETDDKGEVALPALAEKGRYILKASVKEEGDFTLPAGKVAILHRTATTSFVN, from the coding sequence ATGAAGAAGCTGCTGATCGCCGCGCTGGCATTGGGAACCGCCGGCGTCGCGCAGGCGCATGAGGTGTGGATCGAGCGCGGCGCGAACGGCGCGGCGCAGATCTGGCTGGGCGAGCCCGAGCGGCCGATCCCGCCGGGCGGCGATCCCGCCTTTCCGTCGCTCAAAGCGCCCAAGCTGGTGCCGGTCTCGACCGCGGCGCAGACGCGCGGGCCGGGCTATATCGAGGTGGTGGTTCCGGCGGGCGACGTGCGCGCCTGGGACGACGACGTGTTCAAGCCGTGGGACGAGGACGGCAAGAGGGCGGGCGTGGTCTATTATGCGCGCGCCGGGCGGAGCGAGGCGAAGGCGGTGATGCCGCTCGAGCTGGCGCCGGTGGCGGCCAATGGCGACCGCTTCGTGCTGACGCGCGACGGCAAGCCGGTGGCGAAGACCGAGGTGACTTTGGTCTCGCCCAGCCGCTGGACGCTGATGCTCGAGACCGACGACAAGGGCGAGGTCGCGCTGCCCGCGCTGGCCGAGAAGGGGCGCTACATCCTCAAGGCGTCGGTCAAGGAAGAGGGGGATTTCACCTTGCCCGCGGGGAAGGTGGCGATCCTGCACCGCACCGCGACGACCAGCTTCGTGAACTGA
- a CDS encoding DUF3325 domain-containing protein, with amino-acid sequence MTALALILTTLAFALFGLATDAHHHKRLGKRPDAVMALTMRGAAWTALVAAFPFAIAAQGWVFGPILWVALLMLGAGLVFLALNLIPAPADRK; translated from the coding sequence GTGACCGCGCTCGCCCTCATCCTGACGACCCTGGCCTTTGCGCTGTTCGGCCTCGCGACCGACGCGCATCACCACAAGCGGCTGGGTAAGCGGCCGGATGCGGTGATGGCGCTCACGATGCGTGGCGCGGCATGGACGGCGCTGGTGGCGGCATTTCCGTTCGCGATCGCCGCGCAGGGATGGGTATTCGGCCCGATTCTTTGGGTAGCCCTGTTGATGCTGGGCGCCGGACTGGTGTTCCTTGCGCTCAACCTGATCCCCGCGCCTGCGGACCGGAAATAG
- a CDS encoding DUF1801 domain-containing protein has product MADEPNATELIDAKIEALGGWRGPMLAKLRALVKEADPDVIEEVKWRKPSNPSGVPTWSHDGILITGETYKDKVKLTFAKGARLDDPKGLFNASLDGGTRRAIDFHEDAAVDAEGLKALVRAAVKANAKG; this is encoded by the coding sequence ATGGCTGACGAACCGAACGCAACGGAGCTGATCGACGCCAAGATCGAAGCGCTGGGCGGCTGGCGCGGGCCGATGCTGGCGAAGCTGCGCGCGCTGGTGAAGGAAGCTGACCCCGACGTGATCGAGGAGGTGAAGTGGCGCAAGCCGTCCAATCCCTCGGGCGTGCCGACCTGGTCGCACGACGGCATCCTGATCACCGGCGAGACCTACAAGGACAAGGTCAAGCTGACCTTCGCCAAAGGCGCGCGGCTCGACGATCCCAAGGGGCTGTTCAACGCGAGCCTCGACGGGGGCACGCGGCGGGCGATCGATTTCCACGAGGATGCGGCGGTGGATGCCGAGGGGCTCAAGGCGCTGGTGCGCGCGGCGGTGAAGGCCAACGCCAAGGGGTGA
- a CDS encoding YccS/YhfK family membrane protein, with product MGVSKSIRQVHRWTSIIFAAIVVAIFAMLGMGQQPVE from the coding sequence ATGGGTGTGAGCAAGTCGATCCGGCAGGTACATCGCTGGACCTCGATCATCTTCGCGGCAATCGTGGTCGCGATCTTCGCGATGCTCGGCATGGGCCAGCAGCCGGTCGAGTGA
- a CDS encoding MBL fold metallo-hydrolase, translated as MRLLRRVLRWTGTLLLWTFVAACLATVIVPRYLDRIYYEGPQSAHFDGERFFNPDGDDTFRVPGGNSRLGFAARFFRRDDTRPAWPIAVNVAKDTPPARVTGGAMRATWVGHATVLVQADGLNILTDPIWSDVAGPFNLAGPRRIAAPGIEFDKLPKIDLVVVSHNHYDHLDIPTLKRLWERDKPAIVTSLGNDTILRSAGIEAFGLDWKRAGTLTDTGFEIEEGLPRCDPVAACPGDRATVIVNRNHHWGSRWFTDRNRALWSSFVVTLPGGNLFFAGDTGAGDYKWANEAASYGPIRLAILPIGAFRFEEGQMGTGSHIGPADAIKLWNRMGRPTALPMHWGTFRLSWEGYWTPPRLLRALQACAGETSGRFAPQSLGRAWDIPALGEAPPPVDDKRIDACLKTPAVRALR; from the coding sequence ATGCGCCTCCTCCGACGGGTCCTGCGCTGGACCGGTACCCTCCTGCTCTGGACCTTCGTCGCCGCGTGCCTCGCCACGGTGATCGTCCCGCGCTATCTCGACCGCATCTATTACGAGGGTCCGCAAAGCGCCCATTTCGACGGCGAACGCTTCTTCAATCCGGATGGAGACGACACCTTCCGCGTGCCCGGCGGGAATAGCCGCCTGGGCTTTGCGGCGCGATTCTTCCGCCGCGACGACACCCGCCCCGCCTGGCCCATCGCGGTCAACGTCGCCAAGGACACGCCTCCCGCGCGCGTCACCGGCGGTGCGATGCGCGCGACCTGGGTCGGCCACGCCACGGTGCTGGTGCAGGCCGACGGGCTCAACATCCTCACCGACCCGATCTGGAGCGACGTCGCCGGCCCGTTCAACCTCGCCGGCCCGCGCCGCATCGCGGCACCGGGAATCGAGTTCGACAAGCTCCCCAAGATCGATCTCGTCGTCGTCAGCCACAACCATTACGACCATCTCGATATCCCGACGCTCAAGCGCCTGTGGGAGCGCGACAAGCCGGCGATCGTCACCAGCCTCGGCAATGACACGATCCTGCGCTCGGCGGGGATCGAGGCATTCGGCCTCGACTGGAAGCGAGCTGGCACCCTGACGGACACGGGTTTCGAGATCGAGGAAGGGCTGCCACGCTGCGATCCGGTGGCGGCCTGCCCCGGCGACCGGGCAACCGTGATCGTCAACCGCAACCACCATTGGGGTAGCCGCTGGTTCACCGACCGCAACCGCGCGCTCTGGTCGAGCTTCGTGGTGACGCTGCCCGGCGGCAATCTGTTCTTCGCGGGCGACACCGGCGCGGGCGATTACAAATGGGCGAACGAGGCCGCGTCCTACGGCCCGATCCGCCTCGCCATCCTCCCCATCGGCGCCTTCCGCTTCGAGGAAGGGCAGATGGGCACGGGCAGCCATATCGGCCCGGCCGATGCGATCAAATTGTGGAACCGCATGGGCCGCCCGACCGCGCTTCCGATGCACTGGGGCACTTTCCGCCTGTCATGGGAGGGCTATTGGACCCCGCCGCGCCTGCTCCGCGCGCTCCAGGCCTGCGCGGGCGAGACCTCGGGACGCTTCGCCCCGCAATCGCTCGGCCGCGCGTGGGACATCCCGGCGCTCGGCGAAGCGCCGCCGCCGGTCGACGACAAGCGTATCGACGCCTGCCTCAAGACCCCCGCCGTCCGCGCGCTGCGCTAG
- a CDS encoding helix-turn-helix transcriptional regulator: MSAAPDLLFRTLADPTRRAIFERLCREGEQTVGVLTAGAGVSQPAVSKHLGILKRAGLVQDRQAGRQTHYRAELCALDPLDAWSREMKGFWERRIDGLEDLLNRMDQ; this comes from the coding sequence ATGTCCGCCGCCCCCGACCTGCTGTTCCGCACGCTTGCCGACCCCACGCGGCGGGCGATCTTCGAGCGGCTGTGCCGCGAGGGGGAACAGACGGTGGGCGTGCTGACCGCGGGCGCGGGCGTGTCGCAGCCGGCGGTGTCGAAGCATCTCGGCATATTGAAGCGCGCGGGGCTGGTGCAGGATCGTCAGGCGGGGCGGCAGACGCATTACCGCGCCGAACTGTGCGCGCTCGATCCGCTCGACGCCTGGTCGCGCGAGATGAAGGGCTTCTGGGAACGGCGCATCGACGGGCTGGAGGACCTGCTGAACAGGATGGACCAATGA
- a CDS encoding DUF1801 domain-containing protein: protein MAAKEPRLLSGGNPQIPKGDGDAPVQAYIAAMPGWKSAAGKRLDKLIEAAVPGVRKAVKWNSPMYGVEGQGFFLGVHCFNKYIKVAFFKGAALKPKPPVESKDKDTRYFHIHEDDEWDEAQLSDWIKQAAALPGWMT from the coding sequence ATGGCCGCGAAGGAACCCAGGCTGCTCTCGGGCGGCAATCCGCAAATCCCCAAGGGCGACGGCGACGCGCCGGTACAGGCCTATATCGCGGCGATGCCGGGGTGGAAGTCGGCGGCGGGCAAGCGGCTCGACAAGCTGATCGAGGCGGCGGTGCCCGGGGTCAGGAAGGCGGTGAAGTGGAACTCGCCGATGTACGGCGTGGAGGGGCAGGGCTTCTTCCTCGGGGTCCACTGCTTCAACAAGTACATCAAGGTCGCCTTCTTCAAGGGCGCGGCGCTCAAGCCCAAGCCGCCGGTCGAATCGAAGGACAAGGACACGCGCTATTTCCACATCCACGAGGATGACGAATGGGACGAGGCGCAGCTGAGCGACTGGATCAAGCAGGCGGCGGCGCTGCCGGGATGGATGACATAG
- a CDS encoding PepSY domain-containing protein — protein MSELGEKGFRQSQAFLHTWSGLLLGWLLFAMFTAGTIAFYREGMNRWMRPELAKVDQPEKVLAGAQRFLQREAPDAKSWFITLPGGTTHGAVAMWVPQPAEGEAPASRRDNQVTIDAEGRAAAVRETRGGEFFYRFHYDLYYMPWYVARWLTGLAGLFMLVAILSGIVTHKKIFRDFFTLRRGKGQRSWLDGHNATAVLALPFHLMITYTGLVTLMVTLLPWATVAAYSNDADYFDAIYPVGVEAERTGRPAPLVDLGPLLRDAEQRMGGKAAYLEVNEPGDAGAKVRVLRSGATMLSAYTSRITYDGTTGKPLWTAPDHGAGVTTAGAMIGVHAGRYASPWLRFLYFLCGVAGSVMVASGLVMWTVKRRERLPDPARPHFGFRLVERLNVAAIGGFPLGIAVLLWANRLLPVGMADRAAWEIHCLFMAWGAALVLAIARRPQPNWVALLGLTGALLAALPVYNLFGTERGLIASLASGDGMLAGIDTALLVFGLAFLALARRVARHRPAERRVRRRSAAIPAAQMEPAE, from the coding sequence ATGAGCGAGCTCGGCGAGAAGGGCTTCCGCCAGTCGCAGGCGTTCCTCCACACCTGGTCGGGGCTGCTGCTCGGCTGGCTGCTGTTCGCGATGTTCACGGCGGGCACGATCGCCTTCTATCGCGAGGGTATGAACCGCTGGATGCGGCCCGAGCTGGCCAAGGTCGACCAGCCCGAGAAGGTGCTGGCCGGCGCGCAGCGGTTCCTGCAGCGCGAGGCGCCTGACGCCAAGAGCTGGTTCATCACGCTGCCCGGCGGGACCACGCACGGGGCGGTGGCAATGTGGGTGCCCCAGCCCGCGGAAGGCGAGGCGCCCGCCAGCCGCCGCGACAACCAGGTGACGATCGATGCCGAGGGCCGCGCGGCAGCGGTGCGCGAGACGCGCGGCGGCGAGTTCTTCTATCGCTTCCACTACGACCTCTACTACATGCCGTGGTATGTGGCGCGCTGGCTGACCGGGCTCGCCGGCCTGTTCATGCTGGTCGCGATCCTCTCGGGCATCGTCACGCACAAGAAGATCTTCCGCGACTTCTTCACGCTGCGCCGGGGCAAGGGGCAGCGGTCGTGGCTCGACGGGCACAATGCCACCGCGGTGCTGGCGCTGCCATTCCACCTGATGATCACCTATACCGGGCTGGTCACGCTGATGGTGACGCTGCTGCCCTGGGCGACGGTCGCGGCCTATTCGAACGACGCTGACTATTTCGACGCCATCTATCCCGTGGGCGTGGAGGCCGAGCGGACCGGGCGGCCCGCGCCGCTGGTCGATCTTGGCCCGCTGCTGCGTGATGCCGAGCAGCGGATGGGGGGCAAGGCGGCGTATCTCGAGGTCAATGAGCCGGGCGACGCCGGGGCGAAGGTGCGCGTGCTGCGTTCGGGGGCGACGATGCTGTCCGCCTATACCTCGCGCATCACCTATGACGGCACCACCGGCAAGCCGCTGTGGACCGCACCTGACCATGGCGCGGGGGTGACCACGGCGGGGGCGATGATCGGCGTGCATGCCGGGCGCTATGCCTCGCCCTGGCTGCGCTTCCTCTATTTCCTGTGCGGGGTTGCGGGATCGGTGATGGTCGCGAGCGGGCTGGTGATGTGGACGGTCAAAAGGCGCGAGAGGCTGCCCGATCCGGCGCGCCCGCATTTCGGCTTCCGGCTGGTCGAGCGGTTGAACGTCGCGGCGATCGGCGGCTTCCCGCTGGGGATCGCGGTGCTGCTATGGGCGAACCGCTTGCTGCCGGTCGGCATGGCGGACCGGGCGGCGTGGGAGATCCATTGCCTGTTCATGGCGTGGGGCGCGGCACTGGTGCTGGCGATCGCGCGGCGGCCGCAGCCCAATTGGGTGGCGCTGCTCGGGCTGACCGGCGCGCTGCTGGCGGCGCTGCCGGTCTATAATCTGTTCGGGACCGAGCGCGGGCTGATCGCCTCGCTGGCGAGCGGGGACGGGATGCTGGCGGGGATCGACACCGCGCTGCTGGTGTTCGGCCTCGCGTTCCTCGCGCTGGCGCGGCGGGTGGCGCGGCACAGGCCGGCCGAGCGGCGGGTGCGGCGGCGCAGCGCAGCGATCCCGGCGGCGCAGATGGAGCCGGCTGAGTGA
- a CDS encoding fumarate hydratase: MVTIKAADLIESVADALQFISYYHPMDYIRALGEAYKAEQSPAAKDAIAQILTNSRMCAEGHRPICQDTGIVNVFVKWGMDCRLDDTSRSLQEVVDEGVRRAYLHPENKLRASVLADPAFTRRNTRDNTPCVLHVEMVAGDHVHVDVAAKGGGSENKSKFKMMNPSDSIVDWVLEMLPQMGAGWCPPGMLGIGIGGTAEHCVLLAKKALMEQIDMATLKARGPQNDLEALRIEIFDKVNALGIGAQGLGGLSTILDVKIMDAPCHAAGKPVAMIPNCAATRHAHFTLDGSGPAYLEAPKLDEWPDVNWTPDKAAIRVDLDTLTPEVVQSWKQGDRLLLNGKMLTGRDAAHKRIADMLARGENLPVEFKGRVIYYVGPVDPVGEEVVGPAGPTTATRMDKFTRMMLEQGLLAMVGKAERGPAATEAIRDHKSAYLMAVGGAAYLVARAIKGSKVVGFADLGMEAIYEFEVQDFPVTVAVDAEGNNVHQLAPLVWREKIAKEKLLEGA, translated from the coding sequence ATGGTTACCATCAAGGCCGCCGATCTGATCGAGAGCGTCGCCGACGCGCTCCAGTTCATCAGCTACTACCACCCGATGGATTACATCCGCGCGCTGGGCGAGGCGTACAAGGCCGAGCAGTCGCCCGCCGCCAAGGACGCGATCGCGCAGATCCTGACCAACAGCCGCATGTGCGCCGAGGGCCATCGCCCGATCTGCCAGGACACCGGCATCGTCAACGTGTTCGTGAAATGGGGCATGGACTGCCGCCTCGACGATACCTCGCGTTCGCTTCAGGAAGTCGTCGATGAAGGCGTGCGCCGCGCCTATCTCCACCCCGAGAACAAGCTGCGCGCCTCGGTCCTCGCCGACCCCGCCTTCACGCGCCGCAACACGCGCGACAACACCCCCTGCGTGCTCCATGTCGAAATGGTCGCGGGCGACCATGTCCATGTCGACGTCGCGGCCAAGGGCGGCGGGTCGGAGAACAAGTCCAAGTTCAAGATGATGAACCCCAGCGACTCGATCGTCGACTGGGTGCTGGAGATGCTGCCGCAGATGGGCGCCGGCTGGTGCCCGCCGGGCATGCTCGGCATCGGCATCGGCGGCACCGCCGAGCATTGCGTGCTGCTCGCCAAGAAGGCGCTGATGGAGCAGATCGACATGGCGACGCTAAAGGCGCGCGGCCCCCAGAACGATCTCGAGGCGCTGCGCATCGAGATCTTCGACAAGGTCAACGCGCTCGGCATCGGCGCGCAGGGGCTGGGCGGCCTCTCGACCATCCTCGACGTCAAGATCATGGACGCACCCTGCCACGCCGCAGGCAAGCCGGTGGCGATGATCCCCAACTGCGCCGCCACCCGCCACGCGCACTTCACCCTCGACGGCTCGGGGCCCGCCTATCTCGAAGCGCCCAAGCTCGACGAGTGGCCCGACGTCAACTGGACGCCGGACAAGGCCGCGATCCGCGTCGATCTCGATACGCTCACCCCCGAAGTGGTGCAGTCGTGGAAGCAGGGCGACCGCCTGCTCCTCAACGGCAAGATGCTCACCGGCCGCGACGCCGCGCACAAGCGCATCGCCGACATGCTCGCGCGCGGCGAGAACCTGCCCGTCGAGTTCAAGGGCCGCGTCATCTATTATGTCGGCCCGGTCGATCCGGTCGGCGAGGAAGTGGTCGGCCCCGCCGGCCCCACCACCGCGACGCGCATGGACAAGTTCACGCGCATGATGCTCGAACAGGGCCTGCTCGCGATGGTCGGCAAGGCCGAGCGCGGCCCCGCCGCGACCGAGGCTATCCGCGACCACAAGAGTGCCTATCTCATGGCTGTCGGTGGCGCCGCCTATCTCGTCGCCCGCGCGATCAAGGGCAGCAAGGTCGTCGGCTTCGCGGATCTCGGCATGGAAGCGATCTATGAGTTCGAGGTGCAGGACTTCCCGGTGACGGTCGCGGTCGATGCCGAGGGCAACAACGTCCACCAGTTGGCGCCGCTCGTCTGGCGTGAGAAGATCGCCAAGGAGAAGCTGCTCGAAGGAGCGTAA